One genomic region from Jilunia laotingensis encodes:
- the purL gene encoding phosphoribosylformylglycinamidine synthase: protein MILFFRTPSKSVIAVESNQSLTPDDNKKLCWLFGEATTESEENLKGCFVGPRREMITPWSTNAVEITQNMGVDGISRIEEYFPVKDENTEFDPMLQRMYKGLDQNVFTTNRQPEPIIYIEDLEAYNEKEGLALSKEEMDYLKKVENDLGRKLTDSEVFGFAQINSEHCRHKIFGGTFIIDGEEQESSLFQMIKKTTQENPNKIISAYKDNVAFAEGPVIEQFAPADHSKPDFFQIKDIKSVISLKAETHNFPTTVEPFNGASTGTGGEIRDRMGGGKGSWPIAGTAVYMTSYPRTDEGRSWEDILPVRKWLYQTPEQILIKASNGASDFGNKFGQPLICGSVLTFEHKENNEVYGYDKVIMLAGGVGYGTQRDCLKGTPEAGNKVVVIGGDNYRIGLGGGSVSSVDTGRYSSGIELNAIQRANAEMQKRANNVVRALCEEDENPVVSIHDHGSAGHVNCLSELVEECGGLIDMSKLPIGDKTLSAKEIIANESQERMGLLIKEEAIEHVRKIAERERAPMYVVGETTGDQRFAFQQADGVRPFDLAVDQMFGSSPKTYMIDKTVERHYAMPEYEQSKLHEYLTNVLQLEAVACKDWLTNKVDRSVTGKVARQQCQGEIQLPLSDCGVVALDYRGEKGIATSIGHAPQAALADPAAGSILSVSEALTNLVWAPMAEGMDSISLSANWMWPCRSQEGEDARLYTAVKALSDFCCALQINVPTGKDSLSMTQKYPDGEKVISPGTVIVSAGGEVSDVKKVVSPVLVNNEKTTLYHIDFSFDALKLGGSAFSQSLGKVGDEVPCVQDAEYFRDAFMAVQALVNKGLILAGHDISAGGLITTLLEMCFANVEGGLEIDLGKMKENDIVKILFAENPGIVIQIADKHKEEVKKILEDAGIGFIKLGKPTDERHILVSKDGATYQFGIDYMRDVWYASSYLLDRKQSMNGCAKKRFENYKMQPLEYAFMPGFKGKLSQYDITPDRRTPSGIRAAIIREKGTNGEREMAYSLYLAGFDVKDVTMTDLISGRETLEDVNMIVYCGGFANSDVLGSAKGWAGSFLFNPKAKEALDKFYAREDTLSLGICNGCQLMVELNFINPEHKKKAHMLHNESHKFESTFVGLTIPTNRSVMFGSLSGSKLGVWVAHGEGKFSLPYEEDKYNVVAKYSYDEYPGNPNGSDYSIAAIASTDGRHLAMMPHLERSVFPWQNANYPADRLKSDQVTPWIEAFVNARKWVEEKMK, encoded by the coding sequence ATGATTCTTTTTTTCAGAACCCCTTCCAAGAGCGTGATTGCCGTAGAGAGCAACCAATCGCTCACACCGGACGATAACAAAAAACTCTGTTGGCTCTTTGGCGAAGCCACTACGGAAAGTGAAGAAAACCTGAAAGGCTGTTTCGTGGGACCACGCCGCGAAATGATTACTCCCTGGAGTACCAATGCAGTAGAGATCACCCAAAACATGGGCGTCGATGGCATCAGCCGGATTGAAGAGTACTTCCCCGTAAAAGATGAAAACACTGAATTCGACCCGATGCTGCAACGCATGTACAAAGGCCTGGATCAAAATGTGTTTACCACCAATCGCCAGCCGGAACCGATCATCTACATTGAAGACCTCGAAGCCTATAACGAGAAAGAAGGGCTTGCACTCTCCAAAGAGGAAATGGACTACTTGAAAAAGGTGGAAAATGACTTGGGACGCAAACTGACTGACTCGGAAGTTTTCGGTTTCGCGCAGATCAACTCGGAACACTGCCGCCACAAAATCTTTGGCGGAACATTTATCATCGATGGCGAAGAACAGGAATCGTCGCTCTTCCAGATGATAAAAAAGACCACACAAGAGAATCCGAACAAAATCATCTCTGCCTACAAAGACAATGTGGCATTCGCAGAAGGTCCGGTAATAGAGCAATTCGCACCCGCTGACCATTCAAAGCCCGACTTCTTCCAAATAAAAGATATAAAAAGTGTGATCTCGCTGAAAGCCGAGACACACAATTTTCCTACAACAGTAGAACCTTTCAATGGTGCTTCAACCGGTACGGGCGGTGAAATCCGTGACCGTATGGGGGGCGGTAAAGGTTCTTGGCCGATAGCAGGAACAGCCGTTTACATGACTTCTTACCCACGGACGGACGAAGGCCGCTCTTGGGAAGATATTCTGCCCGTGCGAAAATGGTTATACCAGACACCGGAACAAATTCTGATCAAAGCATCCAATGGTGCTTCGGATTTCGGAAACAAGTTCGGCCAACCACTGATCTGCGGTTCGGTACTGACTTTCGAACATAAAGAAAATAACGAAGTATATGGTTACGACAAAGTAATCATGCTTGCCGGTGGCGTAGGTTACGGCACACAACGTGATTGCCTGAAAGGCACACCCGAAGCTGGCAACAAAGTCGTAGTGATCGGTGGTGACAACTACCGTATCGGACTTGGCGGTGGTTCGGTGTCATCAGTCGATACCGGCCGCTACAGCAGTGGTATTGAACTGAATGCCATACAACGCGCGAATGCAGAAATGCAGAAACGCGCCAACAACGTGGTTCGTGCCCTCTGCGAAGAAGATGAGAATCCGGTAGTATCCATCCATGACCACGGATCGGCAGGACACGTCAACTGCCTGTCGGAACTTGTGGAAGAGTGCGGTGGACTGATCGACATGAGCAAGTTGCCGATCGGTGACAAAACATTGTCGGCTAAAGAAATCATTGCTAATGAATCGCAGGAACGCATGGGACTTCTCATCAAAGAAGAAGCCATCGAACATGTACGCAAAATAGCCGAACGCGAACGTGCCCCGATGTACGTTGTCGGTGAAACGACCGGTGACCAACGTTTTGCTTTCCAACAGGCAGACGGTGTACGTCCTTTCGACTTGGCGGTAGACCAGATGTTCGGTTCTTCACCTAAGACTTACATGATCGACAAGACCGTTGAACGTCATTACGCAATGCCGGAATACGAACAGTCTAAATTGCACGAATACCTGACCAATGTTTTGCAACTGGAAGCTGTGGCGTGCAAAGACTGGTTGACCAACAAAGTAGACCGCTCCGTAACAGGCAAGGTTGCCCGCCAGCAATGCCAAGGTGAAATACAATTGCCCCTGAGCGACTGTGGAGTCGTGGCCTTGGATTATCGGGGTGAGAAAGGGATTGCAACGTCCATCGGACACGCACCTCAAGCAGCTTTGGCGGATCCGGCAGCAGGCTCTATCCTCTCCGTCAGCGAGGCATTGACTAACCTTGTATGGGCACCAATGGCAGAAGGCATGGATAGCATTTCCCTGTCTGCCAACTGGATGTGGCCATGCCGTTCGCAGGAAGGTGAAGATGCCCGTCTTTACACGGCAGTAAAAGCATTAAGTGATTTCTGCTGCGCACTGCAAATCAATGTACCGACTGGTAAAGACTCCCTGTCCATGACACAGAAATATCCCGATGGCGAGAAAGTAATCTCTCCGGGAACAGTTATCGTATCTGCCGGTGGTGAAGTTTCAGACGTGAAGAAGGTCGTATCACCAGTTCTCGTTAACAACGAAAAGACGACTCTTTATCACATCGATTTCAGTTTCGATGCTTTGAAACTTGGCGGTTCGGCTTTCTCACAATCACTTGGCAAAGTTGGCGATGAAGTACCTTGCGTACAGGATGCTGAATATTTCCGTGATGCATTTATGGCTGTTCAGGCACTGGTAAACAAAGGATTGATCTTGGCAGGACACGATATTTCCGCAGGTGGTCTTATCACTACATTGCTCGAAATGTGTTTCGCCAACGTGGAGGGTGGACTTGAAATCGACCTCGGTAAGATGAAGGAGAATGACATCGTAAAAATCCTCTTCGCAGAGAATCCAGGTATCGTCATCCAGATAGCCGACAAACATAAAGAAGAAGTAAAGAAAATACTCGAAGATGCAGGCATAGGATTTATCAAACTGGGTAAACCAACGGACGAACGACATATCCTCGTATCGAAAGACGGGGCAACCTACCAATTCGGCATTGACTATATGCGTGATGTATGGTATGCTTCTTCATATCTGCTCGACCGTAAACAATCCATGAACGGTTGTGCCAAGAAACGCTTTGAGAATTATAAGATGCAACCTTTGGAATATGCCTTTATGCCCGGTTTTAAAGGAAAATTGTCACAATACGACATCACTCCTGACCGCCGTACACCAAGCGGCATACGTGCAGCTATCATCCGCGAGAAGGGAACGAATGGTGAACGTGAAATGGCATACTCGCTCTATCTGGCTGGTTTCGATGTGAAAGACGTTACCATGACTGACCTGATCAGTGGACGCGAGACATTGGAAGACGTGAATATGATCGTCTATTGCGGTGGCTTTGCCAACTCGGATGTGCTAGGATCAGCCAAAGGATGGGCAGGCAGCTTCCTGTTCAACCCTAAAGCCAAAGAAGCACTTGATAAATTCTATGCCCGCGAAGATACCTTATCATTAGGTATCTGCAACGGTTGCCAGCTAATGGTAGAATTGAACTTCATCAATCCTGAGCATAAAAAGAAAGCCCATATGCTACATAATGAATCCCACAAGTTCGAATCGACCTTTGTCGGACTGACTATCCCGACCAATCGTAGCGTCATGTTCGGCTCATTGAGCGGTAGCAAACTGGGAGTCTGGGTGGCACACGGAGAAGGAAAATTTTCTCTTCCCTATGAGGAAGACAAGTACAATGTGGTGGCAAAATATTCTTACGATGAATACCCAGGTAATCCGAACGGTTCGGACTATTCCATAGCTGCCATTGCCAGCACCGATGGACGTCATTTGGCGATGATGCCACACTTGGAGCGTTCTGTGTTCCCCTGGCAAAATGCCAACTATCCTGCGGATCGGTTGAAGAGCGATCAAGTCACTCCCTGGATCGAAGCATTTGTCAACGCACGCAAGTGGGTAGAAGAGAAAATGAAATAA
- a CDS encoding T9SS type A sorting domain-containing protein encodes MRYLFFSIIMIFFSCSLSSQSSEYTYQPFIMDGSCKWIMTAAGGSSGVETVISNEDTLILGKSYKKIYRNRCEQPDVKEYMGAFREENRKVFYFRKGFNEREGFENLVYDFNLKVGDRIEYEDGWDPYETYEMEVARIDTIATEGILRKQFFFDGDPEGRYFSWIEGIGNVKDLLYCSVWVPTNYEGHLVGVWRNSEALFRFEDKCTCDELMPVIEHKSTPRFRVLNNPVENRQLSISFSESDFIKLELYSFDGILQYSMDLTIRDGILDIPLTGLHAGNYIMILSRPDNSRESCKVIIQ; translated from the coding sequence ATGAGATATCTCTTTTTTTCTATTATAATGATCTTTTTCAGTTGTTCATTATCTTCTCAATCAAGTGAATACACCTATCAGCCATTTATAATGGACGGCAGCTGCAAATGGATAATGACTGCAGCGGGAGGCAGTAGCGGGGTTGAGACGGTAATCAGTAATGAAGATACCTTGATTTTGGGCAAGTCTTATAAGAAAATATATCGGAATCGATGTGAGCAGCCTGATGTGAAAGAATATATGGGGGCTTTTCGTGAAGAAAACAGAAAAGTGTTTTATTTCAGGAAAGGATTTAATGAGCGCGAAGGTTTTGAGAATTTGGTTTATGATTTCAATTTGAAGGTTGGAGACCGTATAGAATATGAAGATGGATGGGATCCTTACGAAACATATGAAATGGAAGTAGCCCGCATTGATACCATAGCGACTGAAGGTATCCTTCGCAAGCAGTTCTTTTTTGATGGTGATCCGGAAGGACGTTACTTTAGTTGGATTGAAGGCATCGGGAATGTTAAAGATTTGCTTTATTGTAGTGTATGGGTTCCGACCAATTATGAGGGACATTTAGTCGGTGTCTGGCGTAACAGTGAAGCCCTTTTCCGTTTTGAAGATAAATGTACCTGTGATGAGCTTATGCCAGTCATTGAACATAAATCCACTCCTCGGTTCCGGGTACTGAATAACCCTGTTGAAAACCGGCAGTTATCCATCTCTTTCTCGGAATCGGATTTCATCAAACTTGAATTGTATTCTTTTGATGGAATATTGCAATATAGCATGGATCTTACTATCCGGGATGGCATACTCGATATTCCTCTTACCGGCCTCCATGCGGGAAATTATATCATGATACTTTCGCGTCCTGATAATAGCCGGGAATCATGCAAGGTGATAATTCAATAA